TTTTTTTGGACTTATCAAAAATTCCCCAAAATAATGGCACATTTctgcataaaaccctaaaaacaggcaaaacctttcatatttttttaaaattattcatATGTTGCATATTTATTTTCCGAAATAAATTTCAAATAACACTTTTTTGTAGTTGGAGTCATTcattaaggtgttgtttgttttttgtgaGTCAAAATGTCTGTAGTCTGTGGATCATATCTGCAAACCTCTGCAGTAGAAGTGGTGGACTAAAGAAGAAGACAATTTGTTTTTTAACATTTGCAGGGTGTTAGAATAAATTAAAATCTAATTAAactgatttttaaaaaaaaacttaaaagacttttttttttataatattatgaCTTTATTAATTAACAGATATAGATTAACTTTTATGCAATATTGTATAAAGTGAAAATAAAATGGTAAGAATTatcgtatatatttgataaaaaccaacataCTTTGGTCGTAAAATTATACCTAAACATTGTAATTAGtgataaaacaatttaacacgtaacatgaatggaaataaacttcgattttaaatgaaaattttcaaagtttttattttactttttcaattaaatcaattaaaaactgACTATAAATATTTTTCCCAATAAATGAACGATGTtgcattaaataatgttttataaaatttggcacaaAAAAATATAAGACAATATTATGATTTCTTTTTGCATATCTATATAAACAACTCCACAAATTATTATTGTAATTAAATATTTAGGTATAAATTTGTCATAAAGGTCATGATTGTGTTATTGAACCTTTTTTTTCTCTAAGTATTGTAACCTTTTCTCCAATTTATTTATCatagataaagttggaataaatctaagtttataaaaaaaaaaaaaaaaaaaagtatatgtTTTTGAGgttagaagatgtctgaagagaTTTCAAGACTCTGGTtcacatctgcgccaagaagaggacgctcaaatcatttttgatttgcagtcttcaaaaaaacaaatagtCTGTGAAGCCTAATATCTGTGCGTGGTCTGCGCGACGCAGTCAGAAGAGGCTAAGAAGATCTGCagataaaaaacaaacaacacctaagtaaTTTTGCAAAACACATCGTACAAAATAGATAATATTTTGTGATAGTTTTCCAAAAGGTGGCATATTTAACCCGACattttaaaatcaaataaaaCCAATATCAATTACATAAAATTCAAAAACACATTAAAAAACTCCAATATAACCAAAatcaattcaagaatttcaaattctAATTCCATAACCAAAACTAAATCATCAAACACAGCAAAATCCTACAATTAAACCAAATATCAAACGCCTCCTTCCTTGCTGTGTCAATTACCAATAATACCCTTTACTCTTCAGGAGGTGGACATAGCTGCTTCAAAGATAGTGATGAAGCTAGACAAAGAAGAAAACGAAAACAATTCTGGGAAAAGGCAGTTGACATAAATGACCTTTGTGGGCCCCATGAGGCATGGTGGGGGGTAAAAGGGTACATGAGAGACGATTTCAACCACACAAACAAACAGATTTCACACACACAACATTTCCAAAATAGCAGATTTGTAGAATCCATACTTGATGTTTATTGGGAGCTTCCACCAGTTGCAGGCCCTTCGCTTACACATCAAACAAGATATGATCCAGCACGTGTTTCAAATCCTATTGTTGAAGATGGAAGATTTCGTTTGTTTCAAAGGCTTGGGTTATCCAGACTTGAGGAAACTGTATTTAATGGGTATACTCAAATGGTGTATGTTAAGATATCTTTGAATGAAATGTAGTTGTAAGATTAGTGTTTTATTGTATTAGTTGCAATATCTGTTTACTACTAACGagtgtattaaaaaaaaattaaatatggagGGATAAACATTtagaaagtttgaatttataatgaAAGTGAGAAAAATATTGAGTTATTGAAATTAAAGTgttcttttctcttttaaatttaattaaataaataaagaaaaaattggGCTTCAGATTAGaaattttgaaattgaaaagAAAGTTGGATTGATTAAATTGATATCTATTTATTACTCCCTCCGTCCTATATTAATAGTCCATGTTTCCTTTttagtttgtcccaaaataattgtctacttctaaaaataaatatttctTTTACCATAATATCCCTTATTATTAGTTAAATTACCATAAAATTAAATGCAACTACCATGGAATTAAATGCAACAGAAGGGTAAGACtgtcatttcatttaataaagttaatggtaattaatgttttcttaaactgtgtgttttttgtctatggactattattttgggacgaaaggagtattatatttattatatttgttaatttaaaataaccataaaatgatacgtaacaaaataaataagtgtgaCAATTAACATGTGATAAaaggatttttatttattaaattagattgaaataatacataaaataacacggaacaaaataaataaaataaaataacataacaTGTGACAAAAGAAATTTTATTTAGTAAAGTCGATTGAAATAATACGTGGTTTTAGTAGATGTGTTTGTTTGTTGTTTATGCTAGTTTTGTGACTTTTGCGATTTAAATGTTGGTATCGTTGAATTGGGACAGTTGTTGGGAGAGATTGGGTGTATCACACGTCTAATTACATTCCATTGTTGTTATGTTTTGGAGGAAAGAAATGAATGTTTTTCCCaaaaaagttatgtttttatgggttgtaatgagtttttttttcctaaaaaaagTGTACTTTATATGTAAATGGTATTATATATAATAACATTCACTATAATTTATGTAGCATTGAAcctttagttatatatataacaatttaaaCTAAAAGTTTATTGAATCccaaataaattataataaaacagtattttctaattaatttattgaaATAATGGAAATCATTAAACCGGGTTGTCTAATAAAAAATTGTATTAGATTATAGAGAAATCTACAAATCACGGTTTTGAAGGTTGAATTTTgaggtttattattattattattattattattattattattattattgttgttgttgttgtgttttGGACGTTTGGATGTAGTTTATTTCTCCAAAGGTTTAGCGTTTAAGTGTTTTGTAAAATCATCCAATTTTAATATAAACTTTGTTTGTGTAATCATCATGATTGAAGCAAATAAAAAAAGTATGTGAAATACCTTCGATTAGACGATGATATCGTATCAAATTAGTTTTACGATTAGGAAGAAAAGAATGAGCTtgaagatcatgagtttgaaCTAGAACGAGAGGATACATTAAAGTGAAATAGATGAGGatgaggaattagggatcttcatGGATGAGTGTAAAAGATGGAGAGATAAGATGTAAAATGACTAAAATACTCTCCCATTAAGGGCATCGTAGGGTGAGTTAATGGAGGTTATCTCTAGTGATCAAACCACAATGAAACAACCAAATTTACAATTTTAAAACTATGAGAACAAAAACCACACAAAATGAAATACCATAAAGACCAAAATTTGGAGTCTTCTCTAGATTATATTGTAATTTTTCATTTCATTCCAAAATGGAATACTAGAAAAACACCTTATTATAGTAAAAGAATTAAAATTAACAAAATGAAAAGATCATATTCAAATGGTAGATTTTATTTGTCATTTTTTTTACGATAGAAAGAGCAATTTTATTTCATTCTTGTTTCCATCATATCAAATACTACTACCTAAAAAATCTCTTTTGTTAGTCATGTCGCAAATCACTTAATTatccattccattccattagacaaaacaccttttttttttcttttttttttttttcattctcaTCATTATACCAAACACTACATCAAGAACTTGCTTTTCATGGGTCCGTTTACTTACACAAAGCTTAAACTTTGTGTGGTTCATGTAGAGCACATGATTTGCATGGATTAAAAATACCAAGTAACTGAACAAAAAGAGACACGATTTTCCAAAATTTGCCATAATAAAGTGAAGGTCAATATCTTGCAAAGTGTCATCGTTGCATGCATTGAACACAAAAAGGGCATTCAACATGGTACACTGGGGCAAGTAGGCCATTATAATTAAGACAAAAATCGTTTAAAAGACTGGAAATATATATATCATAATGAGAAGTGAGCTGGAGACAAAAGCCATTTACATAAGAAATGTCAAGTGGTTCAATACAAACCAAACTGGATGTTTCCTTCCAGTTTATGAGTTTTGTTTTGTCTACTAATTAAAAAGattgaaaaatataataaaactaAAACTCAAAAATATCCAAGCACATATGACAATTATTAGAGGAGATTGAAAaacttttatgtatatatatatatatatatatatatatatatatatatatatatatatatatatatatatatatatatatatatatatatatatatatatatatatatatatatatatatatatatatatatatatgttacaaTCACATTATACAACAGTTATATGGCTGACATAAAGGCCGAGTACTCACATGGAACTCAATCCATGTTGAAATCAAAACTCTGACATTTACCTCTACAAAGACCAAATAGTAGATACCTAATATGATTGCTTCTTAGCTTTTCAAAATCCTTAATCATTTGCATGAATCTATTTATTCATCATATAAAACAAACAACAGAACAAGACTACGTTGGTTTGCGGAAATATTTTTAGTTTTCGATGGACgttttcaaataaatatgaaaattttgaaaatgcgTTTGATTgatttaattagttttttaaaTTTATTCCAAGGAAATGCAAAATTTCTgttttccaaattgtatgtaaagtagaaaaaatgttttttttttacagttttccaaaattttctaaatttttaaaATGGAAAATGTAAACTCCATCAGCTCCAACCAAACgtgttttttataatttttattgaaaactaaaaatgaaaactcaactctattttctgaaaacattttttttttagaaaatgaaAACATTTTTCCACAACCAAATACGCCCTAAGTTTCTTAACACAAATCCCATATTGCATTGCTTTTAAACTTTTTAGATTTTACAATAAAATTCACTCTCAAGGAACATCACAAACAAGGATCTAATCACTATCCTTATCTTGGTATATAAGTTAACACACATTCACACCCAAGAAGAAGATATCCTATAGGTTACTTTCACTAAGCCTATCGACCTCTAAGTACACTAGAAGTAGATTTCCTTAATCAACAAATCTTTCACAATCATAACATAGGTAGCTTTATGTTTTAATGGGTAAACTTAAATGGTGTATGTTTAGATATTTCCAAAATAAACTTAGTTAGCTTACTGTTTTACATAATCTAAATAGCAATTAGTATTTTTCATAAGGTACCTTCATCCTATGTCTACATTAGTTTTATGCCCTCTGTGACCAAAATGCTGGACTACTGGAAAGTAGTTGATCAAGATTAATTTGAACAAAAGTAAGCGCATTACTTAAAACTCAAAAAGTATTCAATATTTAGGTTTGATGGAATATAATGAAGATGGAATGGAATAGGTAGAGTATTGATTCTTGTATGGATGGAATGCAATGACAAAGTAATGTCATATATAGAGTATTGGAATGATAAATTACATTCAATTATCATGTTTTGTGACGTATAGAAATACAATGAAAAAATTGTATTATATGTAAATATAATATCGAACATGTGTTTCAAATCCTATTGTTGAAGATGGAAGATTTAGGTTGTTTTATAGGCTTGGGTTATAAAGACTTGAGACTTGTGTATTTAATTGGTATATACTCAAATGGTGTATGTTCAAATATCTCCAATTTCTAAAAGAAATGTAGGTAAGATTAGTGTTATTTATTAGATGTGTTTTTTCATGTCCATGTTAGGTTTTTGCCTTGTGTGATTTGAATGATGGTCTGCTTAAATTGGGAAAGTAGTTGGTCAAGATTTGGACAAAAGTAGGAATGGAACAAAAAGGGTAAAGGAATGATTTATTACTTTGGTATGTAGGAGAATGAATTGTTCTATATGAAATTATACATTATATTGAATGTAATATATGATTTATTCTTATGTATTCTATTGATTATAATTGAAATTATATCcataaacaataaaaaatataGCACAATAGACTCTTTATTAAAACCCAAATAAGTCATAACAAAATGATGTCTTtgtagttatttaaaaaaatattgtaaaTTGATTAGAATAATGaagaattttattaaaattttttgttgaaaataatatataaaaataaggtATTTATTAATTTCCATGCTATTCCACAACGAACATAAAAACATAACGAAATTAAAAtcaacaaaataaaaagaaacaagATTTTTCATTAATGATAGGGATCGATTTATTATTCCGAGTACGTAACAAACAAGGCTTTTCATTATGATCGAATAAACCATTCGACTCAATTCTTGATTTCGTCGTATCAAACACTACATAATAAAGAgatccattccattccatttggTTAGAATTTTCTCTTTTACTTTTCATTCCCGATGGAATGAACAATTCCATTCGATTCAATCATACCAAACACTACCTAAATAATTTATCTAGTGGGACACGTTTGCTTCTAAAGAAACCTACCCACTTTCTCTCATTTCGCGATAACAAAGTGAATGTCATTTTCGCACAATGCGCCTTCGTTGTATGCATTGAACGCGATCATTGCATGCATTGAACCCGAAACATAAGATTCTTTGAACATGATTCTTTTGGGGCAAGTAGGCCATTACTTTTGtgacaaaaaaaattcatttacaatagaaaaacaacacaaaaagaaGTGAGTAGGAGACAAAAGCCATTTACATAAGAAATGTCAAGTGGTACAACACACACCAAAGAACTGGATGCTTCCTTCCAGTTATGAGTTTTGCCTACTAAAATgattgaaaaatacaataaaactaCAACTCAAAAATATCCAAGCACATATATTAACTCTTGGAGGTTTTCCAAAAACCCTTTTCTCTTTCTTCCCTTCACATGTCTCTTTTAGATTTGCATCTCAATCTCATGCTAGTTTTTATTCTTGCACTTATCCATCGACCTTGGAGCTGTTATCAACACACAACCACAAACATAACgtcaaaaaaacttaaaaagcTTTTTAACAACCGTTGAACAGTAAATCAGGTACACAACAGTTAGCTAGATGGGCCAGTAGCATACCTAATCCGATTGCTTCTGAGCCTTTCATGATCCTTAATCTTTTGCATGAATCTATGAACATCCTACACATCGAACAAATCGATAAGTTTTTTTTTCCTAAAATGGGGTTACCCATAAATGTTTTTAAGATTTTAGAATAGAACTCACTCCCAAGGAACATCACCAACAAGCATCCAATCACCATCCTTATCTTCATATGTCAACACACATTCAGATCCATGAAGAAGATCTTTTAGGTTACTTTCACTAAGCCCTTCTCTCCTTCGAAGTCCACTAGAGGTACATTGCCCTAATCAACATATCATTCATAAGTCATAACCATGAATACAAAACCCCATCAAGAAATATATAAAATTGAAACATATTTTTAACAAAATCTTAAAGCTTaaagaagcatataccaagaGTGAAGCAACTAAACATTTTCTCAAGAGCTTGTGAAAGTTCTGCATAGTTATGGTAAATCTTGAGATCAATCTTCCTCAGATATGGAGCGCCATCCATGCTCACCTTCACATAAAGACACCCTCCGCCACCGGAATTCCCTTCCGCCGTCGCTACATCACCGGCGTTTTTCGACAAATTGGTGACCATGGTGTTCTTCCGGAAAGATCTTATGGGTGGCCATCCTACCACCTGTGCCCTGTTAAACATACAAATTAACACATAACTTTCAAGAAGCAAGAAAACAGGGATAAGAACTTGAAATTAAACCCTAATTCCGCAAATATGCGTTGCGATGATGAAAGGGGTTTTAGAAAACTTACTTAGCAGAAGGAGGAGCAACATTTCGACTGACATgttctttcttcttttcttcaatAGGTTGAACATTAGAAGGTGAAATCGATTGTTGTACTTGATTTTTCTCTAAACCACCATTAATCCCGCCTCTAGGAGAAAACAAAACAGAAGAAGTTTTACCCAAATCAGCTTCAGAACCACCGTTCATAACCCATTTGCCGGGACCCTCAATATTAACATCAGAAAATCCTCTTTTAGCTCCTGACATGAAGTTCTTAACATGAGCAAATTTGGTGGCGCTTTCTTCGGAATTTTTGGCAAAACCAGGCAACCCAAGTCGGAGTTCAGTGGCTTTAAGATTAAGAACATTGTTGGTTTCCGAATCGGAAGAGATATTGGAGGATTCAGAGCTTCTTTCCAACGAAGAAGCATCTGATAAGCCTATGTAATCATGTTCCAGTGGCACAGACATCAATGAAAACtttagtcaaacttagaagattgAAAGAAATTAAATTCAGATTCAGattcagaagaagaagaaatggTGGTGTTGGTCGATTAGTGATAGAAAAAGGTAGAGAGGACTGAGGAAGAGAGGAGAGTGTTTGTAGTTGTAGGTGTTGATGCAAAGGGGAACCTTCTCTGGTGTTTCAATCTGAATTTATTTTCTGTTTTAATCCTCTGTCTAATGATGGGATTAATTTTTTAGTAATTAATTAAGCTAAAATGATCCATTAATTCCACTATCATTCGTGTAAGCATCTCTTtttggaaaagaatctagaataCAGAAACAAGGAATATATATGTTCTTTTTATCTTCCTGAAATACCCCTTAACCTGTCATTTATCAACCAATAAATACtacaaaattcactttttacaaaaGTATTTTAAATTTCTAACtacaaaattcactttttatattCTAAGTTGCTAACCATTGAGGGCTCAGTTCcatatagatttttttttcaagCTCTTCAAATGAtatgaaaatagtttttttttcttcacgCATTTTCCacaattattttttaataaaattagaataaataaaaaactaataaaaatataaaaaatcatatatatatatatatatatatatatatatatatatatatatatatatatatatatatatatatatatatatatgaaaatcttCAGAAAAATCCCAACATTtacggaaaagttacactttagtcccaagattatttttttaaacaaaaaagtcCTGAAAACCGTCAAAATTTTGCAGcttgaccctttttgaccggtAGAAAACGGTACCAAATTAATTTTAGACTATTTCGTAAACTaacccaaaatattgggacttttctataaacaaaatatattatgacttttctgtaaacaaaaatattatgatttttctacaaacaaaaccattattattattattattattattattattaaaaatataaataagaatattattttttgaacttgttattatcattattgttactaatacatataaatgtatttaaatgaaaaaataatattaatgacattgtttaacggtggaggtggaggagatgatgatgcttttaacattgaaatcatggatgtcagcttgtatatttttactttgtacatggtcatttcacatttgttattattgtttcaattcagaatattaatacttaacaatttaaaaaaattacatatttgtaaaattgtttataaatagtttaaggtAGAAGGGTTTCTCattttgtatataaaattgtttaaggtaGACGAATTACTTTCCAAATCCAACAAATCCACTACAAACATCTATATAGGTAACCCATATCAAaatttaaaagtattaattacaatatcttgtttaataaaaagtaatatgaataattaaaagtattaatcaaaattcaaaagtattaatccaaaaaacatgtcctattactttttattaaacaagatattgtattaatacttttgaattttgatatatgctacctatgtaaatgtttgtaatggATCTGTTGAATTGGGAAAGTAATCCTTCTAccttaaacatttttatatacaAAGTTAGAAATCTTTCTaccttaaactatttataaacaattttacaaatatacaatatcttttaaattgttaagtattaTTATTCTGAATTAAAAAGAATAATATCAATTGTGAAATGACtatatacaaagtaaaaatatacaacCAAACATTCATGATTTCAATGTTAAAAGCATCACCATCTCCTCGACATCCacccttaaacaatgtcattaatattattttttcatttaaatgcatttatatgtattagtaacaatattaataataacaagttcaaaaCATAGTATtcttctttataataataataataataataataataataataataataataataagggttttgtttgtaaaaaagtcctaatattttttatttacagAAAAGGCTCAATATTTTGGGttagtttacgaaatagtcccaaattaatttggtactggtttcaaccggtcaaaaagggtcaaactgCAAAATTTTGTTGGTTTTCAGGACTTTTTCattcaaaaaaaaatcttaagaCTAAAGTATAACTTTTCcgtaaatattgggacttttctgaagatttcatatatatatatatatatatatatatatatatatatatatatatatatatatatatatatatatatatatatatatatatatatatatatatatatatatatattcaagctTTTCAAATGACatgaaaatagttttttttttcttcacgcATTTTCCacaattattttttaataaaattagaataaataaaaaactaataaaaaattatcaaacaaatatatatatatatatatatatatatatatatatatatatatatatatatatatatatatatatatatataacatttcattaaca
The genomic region above belongs to Lactuca sativa cultivar Salinas chromosome 4, Lsat_Salinas_v11, whole genome shotgun sequence and contains:
- the LOC111900813 gene encoding auxin-responsive protein IAA27, whose product is MSVPLEHDYIGLSDASSLERSSESSNISSDSETNNVLNLKATELRLGLPGFAKNSEESATKFAHVKNFMSGAKRGFSDVNIEGPGKWVMNGGSEADLGKTSSVLFSPRGGINGGLEKNQVQQSISPSNVQPIEEKKKEHVSRNVAPPSAKAQVVGWPPIRSFRKNTMVTNLSKNAGDVATAEGNSGGGGCLYVKVSMDGAPYLRKIDLKIYHNYAELSQALEKMFSCFTLGQCTSSGLRRREGLSESNLKDLLHGSECVLTYEDKDGDWMLVGDVPWEMFIDSCKRLRIMKGSEAIGLAPRSMDKCKNKN